From a region of the Candidatus Eremiobacteraceae bacterium genome:
- the dnaB gene encoding replicative DNA helicase has product MNTIDRVPPQNLDAEQAVLGALMVDRELMSVLGEIVQRSDFYAPHHATIFENLQRLYERGEPIDKVSVAEELRSRKLLDDIGGAEFLSRLLDSVPTTASAEYYARVVAEKAILRSLIGAGSRITQIGFEPSDDVDETLDRCEQMIFQIGRRQGAGFVLVKDLLKPAFEQIDKLYHQQGQVTGVPSGFKRLDQFTAGFQAGELIIVAARPSMGKTSLALNITMYAARDAGKAAALFSLEMSNEQLVQRLLSGEAKLDAQRLRTGNIKDEEWSDITAAMGVLAEVPIYIDDSAALTVSEVRSRCRRLKANTGLDLIVVDYLQLLRPSNPRVTSRVEIIDEICRGLKALAKELKVPVIALAQLNRSPEMRNDKRPMLSDLRESGGIEQEADVVAFIYRDEYYNAPTPENEHLAEIIIAKQRNGPTGTVMLRFDKKFTTFSDVELEHSPP; this is encoded by the coding sequence ATGAACACCATCGACCGCGTACCGCCGCAGAATCTCGACGCCGAACAAGCAGTGCTCGGCGCGCTCATGGTGGATCGCGAGTTGATGTCGGTGCTCGGTGAAATCGTGCAGCGGTCGGATTTCTATGCTCCGCACCACGCGACCATCTTCGAAAACCTGCAGCGGCTGTACGAGCGCGGCGAGCCCATCGACAAAGTCTCGGTGGCCGAGGAGCTGCGCAGCCGGAAACTGCTCGACGACATCGGCGGCGCGGAGTTCTTGAGCCGGCTGCTGGACTCGGTCCCCACCACGGCATCCGCAGAGTATTACGCCCGGGTTGTGGCCGAAAAAGCGATATTGCGGTCGCTGATCGGCGCGGGCAGCCGCATCACCCAGATCGGCTTCGAACCCTCGGACGACGTCGACGAGACGCTCGACCGCTGCGAGCAGATGATCTTCCAAATCGGGCGCCGCCAGGGCGCCGGATTCGTCCTCGTCAAGGATTTGCTCAAGCCGGCGTTCGAGCAAATAGATAAGCTCTACCATCAGCAAGGCCAGGTCACGGGCGTACCTTCGGGCTTCAAGCGGCTGGACCAATTCACCGCCGGTTTTCAAGCAGGCGAACTGATCATCGTCGCGGCGCGGCCATCAATGGGCAAGACCTCGCTCGCATTGAACATCACCATGTACGCGGCGCGCGACGCCGGCAAGGCCGCGGCGTTGTTCTCACTCGAGATGAGCAACGAACAATTGGTCCAACGGCTGCTGAGCGGCGAAGCCAAGCTCGACGCCCAGCGCTTGCGCACCGGCAACATCAAAGACGAAGAGTGGAGCGATATCACGGCCGCGATGGGCGTCCTCGCCGAAGTACCGATCTACATCGACGATTCGGCGGCATTGACGGTGAGCGAAGTGCGCTCGCGGTGCCGGCGTCTGAAGGCCAACACCGGCCTCGATCTCATCGTCGTCGACTATCTGCAATTGCTGCGCCCGTCGAACCCGCGCGTCACCAGCCGTGTGGAGATCATCGACGAGATCTGCCGCGGATTGAAGGCGCTCGCCAAAGAATTGAAAGTGCCGGTCATCGCGCTCGCGCAATTGAACCGGTCGCCGGAGATGCGAAACGACAAGCGGCCGATGCTCTCCGACCTGCGCGAGTCGGGCGGCATCGAGCAGGAAGCGGACGTGGTCGCGTTCATCTATCGCGACGAATACTACAACGCTCCCACCCCGGAGAACGAGCACCTCGCGGAGATCATCATCGCGAAGCAGCGCAACGGTCCCACCGGCACCGTCATGCTTCGCTTCGACAAGAAATTCACCACATTTTCCGACGTCGAGCTGGAGCACTCCCCGCCGTAA
- a CDS encoding sulfotransferase, with product MYRREAHESARRSTEAARTAKVVSSSARKYRRIDLMRQLFNGVRGAIPKPIKNFIRERFIDAGGVDNAAFVAGSHRSGTTWAASALNFDGRYRNMYEPFNGERVMVNARFTYGLYLRPEDAAPEYAAAAENVLAGRLRHATVDQRNTRFFGTRRMIKETHANLWIAWLHRRFPSVRIVMVVRHPFATAQSRRVKGWPTRLDPFLIQQPLLYDHLAPFVDVIRAARGDFEQHVANWCVQHYVPFRQLRRDDVHVLFYEDLCVNADRALREACAFLGRPYRDSALSTLKQPSFTARRDSPIRTGAAQLVDEWQQKVSADERAAGMALLHAFGLDRVYSDDAMPLTRDPFVLPGVPR from the coding sequence ATGTATCGCCGCGAAGCGCACGAATCAGCGCGCCGCTCGACTGAGGCTGCGCGAACCGCAAAGGTCGTTTCGTCGAGCGCGCGCAAGTATCGCCGCATCGATCTTATGCGTCAACTCTTCAACGGCGTGCGCGGCGCGATTCCTAAGCCGATCAAAAACTTCATCCGCGAGCGGTTCATCGACGCCGGCGGAGTGGACAATGCGGCGTTCGTCGCCGGCTCGCATCGCAGCGGCACCACATGGGCGGCTTCCGCCCTCAACTTTGACGGCCGCTACCGGAACATGTACGAACCGTTCAACGGCGAGCGCGTCATGGTGAACGCTCGATTCACGTACGGCCTTTACCTGCGGCCCGAAGATGCCGCGCCCGAATATGCCGCCGCCGCCGAGAACGTGCTGGCGGGTCGCCTTCGACATGCGACCGTCGATCAGCGCAACACGCGCTTTTTCGGGACAAGACGGATGATCAAAGAGACGCATGCCAATCTTTGGATCGCTTGGCTTCATCGCCGGTTTCCTTCCGTCCGGATCGTCATGGTCGTCCGCCATCCGTTCGCGACCGCGCAATCCCGCCGCGTCAAAGGCTGGCCGACGCGCCTCGATCCCTTCTTGATCCAACAGCCGCTGCTCTACGACCATCTCGCGCCGTTCGTCGACGTCATCCGCGCAGCGCGCGGCGATTTTGAACAACACGTCGCGAATTGGTGTGTCCAGCACTACGTTCCCTTCCGGCAGTTGCGGCGCGATGACGTGCACGTGCTCTTCTACGAAGACCTCTGCGTGAACGCCGATCGCGCACTCCGAGAGGCATGCGCCTTTCTCGGCCGCCCGTATCGAGATAGCGCGCTCTCGACGTTGAAGCAACCGTCGTTCACGGCGCGCAGGGACAGCCCGATCCGAACCGGCGCGGCCCAGCTCGTCGATGAATGGCAGCAAAAGGTCTCCGCCGATGAGCGCGCGGCCGGCATGGCGCTGCTGCACGCGTTCGGCCTAGACCGCGTCTACAGCGACGACGCGATGCCGCTCACGCGCGATCCGTTCGTTCTTCCCGGCGTTCCACGGTAG
- a CDS encoding sulfotransferase, giving the protein MLRGQLFVDTSAHHRDSVLICAIQRSGTTWFGDVINYGNEYRSMYEPFHNRYVPEVKAFKTWQYLRPGDDSPEYLEPAKAIFEGRIRNKWISAYNRRFVANRRLIKDVRSLMMIGWIRAHFPDMPVILLLRHPCAVLNSLLRLHWHRNAAALILAQPQLMEDHLEPFRAEIESVSGDVDNHLLAWCANYYVALRQLAGQRVFVAFYERFLAEPRGEIARLFAFLERPFDDRVFKRMAVPSVQARVARHGDSSAIVTGGNVLDEWRKHITPEQTARAGALLERFGLDVIYGPETMPRVSDLTHFGIPL; this is encoded by the coding sequence GTGCTTCGCGGCCAGCTCTTCGTGGACACGAGCGCGCATCACCGGGATTCCGTGCTGATCTGTGCCATACAGCGCAGCGGGACCACCTGGTTCGGCGACGTGATAAACTACGGCAACGAATACCGTTCGATGTACGAACCTTTTCACAACCGCTACGTGCCGGAAGTCAAAGCGTTCAAGACATGGCAGTATCTGCGCCCCGGCGACGATTCGCCTGAATACCTCGAGCCCGCTAAGGCGATCTTCGAAGGGCGCATCCGCAATAAATGGATCAGCGCCTACAACAGACGGTTCGTCGCGAACCGCCGGCTCATCAAGGATGTCCGCAGTCTGATGATGATCGGCTGGATTCGCGCGCACTTCCCGGATATGCCCGTCATCCTGTTGCTGCGCCATCCGTGCGCGGTGCTGAATTCGCTGCTGCGATTGCATTGGCATCGCAATGCGGCCGCACTCATCTTGGCGCAGCCGCAGCTCATGGAAGACCATCTCGAACCGTTTCGGGCAGAAATCGAATCCGTTTCCGGCGACGTCGACAATCATCTGCTCGCGTGGTGCGCGAACTACTACGTGGCGCTGCGGCAGCTAGCCGGACAACGGGTCTTCGTCGCGTTCTACGAGCGCTTTCTCGCCGAACCGCGCGGCGAGATCGCGCGGCTCTTCGCCTTCTTAGAGCGCCCGTTCGACGACCGGGTCTTCAAACGAATGGCCGTTCCGTCCGTCCAGGCACGGGTCGCGCGTCACGGCGACTCAAGCGCAATCGTGACCGGCGGTAACGTCCTCGACGAATGGCGCAAGCACATCACGCCGGAGCAGACCGCTCGCGCCGGCGCACTGCTCGAGCGCTTCGGTTTGGATGTGATCTACGGCCCCGAGACGATGCCGCGCGTGAGCGATCTCACGCATTTCGGGATACCATTGTGA